CGCGCAGAGGGCGAAGGCCGCCCAGACGAGCCATGTGCGTGGGGATCTCATCAGGTGGTCAGTTGGTAGCCCTTGCCGCGGATGGTTTTCAGATACGCCTGCTCCTTGTCCCCCAGTTTCGTCCGGAGGTGCATGATGTGCATGTCGATGGTCCGCGTTTCCGTCCGGTCCGGATCCAGCCCCCAGAGCTGGCGCAGGATTTCCTCCCGCGAGACGATCCTCCCGTTGGCGTCCAGCAGGTAGCGCAGCAGTTCCGCCTCCTTGTCGGAAAGATCCTCCCTGCGGTCCGGAAAGGCGAGCTGGCGGCGGCGGAAGTCCACCGTCCCGCCCGGGACGGCGCGTTCATCGGTGGGGGCGGCCCGCTCGCAGGTGCGCCGCAGCACGGCGTCCACACGGGCGAGCAGTTCCTTCATGCTGAACGGTTTCACCACGTAGTCATCCGCACCGGTGGTCAGGCCGCGCACGCGGTCATTCTCCTCCCCCCGTGCGGAGAGGATGATGACCGCCTGCCCGGGCCGCTTTTTCTTCAGCGCCTGCAGGATCTCGAAGCCGGACGGGCCGGGCATCACCAGATCCAGCAACAGCAGCCGGTAGTTCGACTTCAGCGCCATTTCCATCCCGACATGCCCGTCCGGTGCCTCCAGAGTACGATAACCGGCGTACTCCAGCACATCCACGATGCCCTGGCGGACGGCGGGGTCGTCTTCTACGACGAGGATGGGGATGTCGGGGAGCATGGGATGAAAGCCGGAACGAGGTTCACCATGGGAAATGTCCGGAGCAAAGTCGATCTTCCTCAGTTGCCGAAGACATAGCCTACCCGGCCAGCCTGTTCACGGGTGGTTTCCACCATCGCCTCATCCAGCGTTTTCTCCCCGGCCGTGGCCTGCTTCGCGCGTTCCTTGGCGATGAATCCATCGCGTGCGGCGCCGAGGTCGGCGATTTTCTTCTGGATGGCGGCGCGTTGCTTCGTCGCTTCCTCCACAAAGGCGGTGCGTTCTTCCGGCTTCATGCCACGCATGTTTTCCGGCAGGTCTTCGGCGGGGACCTTGGCCAGATCGATCGTCTTTTCCCGGACCGCATCGACCAGATCCCAGCTACGGTTGTCGTAGTTTTTGCTCGCCTTGGAAATGGCGCGCTCGACCGGAGCGGCGGCGGCGGTCTCGCTGGCGGCGTCGGTGTCCGCGGCGACCTGCTTCAACCTCGCCTCCTCACGTTTCCTGCCGTAGCCGATGTAGGTCTTGTTCAGTTCGATGCCGAGGTCGGAGATCTCCTTGTCCTGGGGCGCGGGGATGCTGGCAATCTTCCGGTCCTGGTCGATGACAAGGAATTTTCCCTCCGCGATGGCCGCGCCGTCATGCCAGGAACCCTGCATGCCTTCCTCCCGGCTGCCGCAGTGGATGGTGTTCACGACGATGCCCTTTGCCAGCGCGTCCTTGCAGGCCTGGCGGGCATCCACGGACCCCTGGGTGAACGGCTCGTTGCCAGCGATGAAGATGGCCTTGTAGGTGTTTTTGGACAGATCCCAGTTCAGGTCGGAGAGCGCGCGCTGGATCACCGCGCCGCAGTATTCCTCACCGCCGTTCGTTTTCAGGGAGAACAGCTCGCGGCTGAGTTCGTCCAGGTCGCGGCCCATCGGTTCAACGAGGCGGATGTATTGGTTCGCCACGCTGAGGCCGCTGTTGCCGTATTCGTAGAGGGCCACCTCGACGAAAGGTGTCTGGCCGTCGCGCTTCGCCTCGGTGAAGGAGTTGACGACTTTCCAGAGCTGGCTTTTCGCCTGGTCGATCAGGCCGTCCATGCTGCTGGAGGTATCGAGCAGGATGGCGATCTGGACCTTGTTGGACTCCGGCTTCGGGTCGGTCGGTTTTTTGTCTCCGGGCTTCGGATCTTCCGCAGCGTGCAGAGGGAGGGCGAGGGCGGCGAGAGCGCCGAGGATGTAGGTGTAGGTCGTTTTCATGACGACCGCATGATGGGGCCGCCCGCCGGTGCCGTCCGTAAAGGGAGTGTAAATTCGCTTCAGATCCGCGGTGGCGCTGGAACCACGTGGAATGCGGTCCCTGCCACCCGCTCCGGCAGAGTGAAACTCAGCGGTGCTCCTTCTCCAGCACCGCCGCCTTTTCCCAGGCGAACGGCGGGCGGTTGCCCAGGATCACGTCGTAGATCCCGTGGTTGGTCTTCGCCATCTCCTCCACCATCGGCTTCCATGGACGGTCGGCGACGCTGAAGATCCCGGAGTTCGCGCTTTCCCCGTTGTACTGGCTGAACCACCTGCCGGTCGCAGCCTGGTCGATGAGGGTGAACCACTCGATGCCGATCACGTTGCCGAGCGCGGCGGCCTGCTCGACGTAGTTGCGGTAGATGAGGCCGCGCTCCTGCTGGTTCCCCACCTGGCGGCCGCCGGAAAGACCGGAGTCCTTCGAGGAGGTCCAGTAGAACTCGGACAGCATGATCGGCTTGCCGCCGGTCCATTGGTGGATCTGGTTCAGGTGCTCCTTGTCCAGCTCATGGGTGTAGTAGTTGTAGGAGTTCACATCAACGTGTTTGCCGACGATCTCGCAGAGCTGCTGGTCTTTGATGGTGATCGGCTGGAAGCGGTAGCCGATGTTCATGTGGTTCTTGTCGTACTTGCGGAAGGTGGTGTTGATGAAGCTGAAAAGCTCCTCCAGGAAGACACCGGTGAAGGCCTTCACATCTTCCTTCGCCGCGGGAGTGGCGACGGCGAGACCCTTCGCGTTCAGCTCGTCGAAAGAAGCGGCGGTGGCTTTCCAGGCGGTGTTGTAGGCGGCGATGTCCGTGTATTTCTTCTTCAGGAAATCGACCAGGGCGCGCTTGCACGCGTGGTCGGCATTCAGGGACGGAATGACTTTCGGAAGCTCGTCATAGCGCGGCTCGTTGACGACGAAGTAGCCGATCAGCAACGGATCATCCGCCTTTGCGGGAAGTTTCTCGGCAAGGGTCTTCTCGATGATGGCGCGGCTTTTTTCATCGAAGGGATCCCAGACCTCGTGGGCACCGGGGATGGTCTTGAGGCCGGTGCTCCATCTGCCGAGCGGCAGGCTGGTCACGTAGGGGAAAGTCTTTTCCTTCGAGGCCGCAGGAACGGAGGAGAATGCGCCGATGCCGTTGAAGCCGAACTTCCGCACCCGGTCGATCATGCGGGAGCCGAAGGCCTGGTAGTCGTAAGGCTCGCCATACTTGCGGATGGTATTGGCGACGTAGAAGGAGAATGCGGTCGGGTCGTCCTTGCGGAAGGCGGTGGCGAAAAGCGGATCGTTCGCCTTCGGCAGCCACGCGTAGATGTTCTCACGGCCCTTGATGTAGGTGTAGTCGTCGCTGGGTTGGAAGCCGCAGAGGCCGAGGTGGAAGTGGAGGTTGCCTTCCGGATCGACCAGGTAGGATTTACCGCCCTTGGTCTCGATGTGGAAGAAGCCGGTCTTCTTGAAGCCGAGCTTCGCACCGCTGCCGGGGAGGCTGCCATAGGCTGTCAGAGCCGGTGGCTTGAAGCCTGCATAATAGGCGGCCTCGCCGGCGGCATCCGCCTTGAGTTCCGCCTCGTCCTTCACTTTGGCCGGCCAGTCTTCCTTGGCGAGCTGGCCGAAGGCATCGAGCACGGTGGTGTCGCCCTGGCCCCGGAGGAAGCCGATCTTGAGCTTCGAGGTCTTCGTCGAAGCGTTGATGTTGACGAAGGTTTTCAGCGAATAGGCCGCCATGCCCCACTCGCGGTTGTCGGTCAGTTGGATGAACGAATGGTCCGGGATCTTCAGGTCGAAGGTGTCTCCCGCCGCGTTGGAGAAGGAAACCGAGTTCCCGTTCGCGCTGAGGAAATGAGGTGGCGAGGCCTTCTCCAGAGGGAAGGCGCCTTCCTTGCCGCCGCCCTTCCACTTTCCGCCCCTGCCGAACGAAATGTTGATGGAGGTGGAGGTGGAGAAGGATTTCACATCATCCGTGAGGCCGGAAAAGGTGTAGGTGATGTCGCCCGCCTTGGTCGTTGCCACCTCGATGGTCGCTCCGCCTTGGTACTTGAGCGTGGCGGAGGCACCAACAGGACGGGCCTCGATGAGCGGCAGCGACTTGTTCGACTTCGTGCCGAGCGCGGGGTAGGAAAGATTGAAGTCCCCCATGCTTCCGGCGTCGATGCGGATGCCGCCGGTGCCGGGTTTCAGTTCCAGGGCGGATGCAACGCAGGTGATGCCGGCGAGCGCGGCGAGCGTGTGGGCTTTCATAAGAAAAAGGGAGCTGGCCTTTACGAAGCGGCGCGTGCCTTTTTATCGGCCTTCAACTGCCCGCACCCTGCCGCGACGTCGATGCCGCGGCGCTGGCGGAACGTGCAGGGAAACCCCGCTTCACGCAGGATGCGCTGGAATTTCACCCCGGCGGCATTGGCGGAGGTCCGCCCGTCGAAGCCGTTCGTCGGGTTGAGCGGGATGAGGTTCACGTGGGCGTCGATGCCCTGCAGCAACGCGGCCAGACGATGGGCGGTTTCCTCCGAATCGTTCTTTCCGGCGATGAGCGTCCAGCCGAAGAAGATGCGCCGCCCGGTGATGGAGCCGTATTGGCGGCACGCGTCGATCAAGGATTCCAGCGACCAGCGCTTGCTCACGGGGATGAGGGAGGAGCGTTCTTCCTCGGTGGAGCCGTGCAGGCTCACCGCGAGATTGTAGGGCCGGCCCTCCTCCGCCATCCGCAGGATGGAAGGGATGACGCCGACCGTGCTGACGGAAATCTTCGCCGGGCCGATGCTCGCCCCGCGCACGTCGGAGATGGTGGCGAGCGCGTGCATCACGGCGTCATAGTTATGGAGCGGCTCGCCCATGCCCATCATCACCAGGTTGCGCAGCCGCTTGTCCGGGGCGCTCTGTTTCAGCACGCGCCGCACGTGGTTCACCTGGGCGACGATCTCCCCGGGCCGCAGGTGGCGGACGAAGCCCATCTGCCCGGTGGCGCAGAACACGCAGCCCATGGCGCAACCGGCCTGGGTGCTCACGCAGGCGGTCTGGCGGCCATCGTAGCCCATCAGCACCGTCTCGATGGTCTGGCCGTCGCGCAGCCGGAGCAGGAATTTTTTCGTGAGTCCGTCCGAGCTGTGCGTTTCGTCCACGACTTCCGGAACATCCAGGAAGAAGCGCTTTCCCTCGCCCAC
The nucleotide sequence above comes from Akkermansiaceae bacterium. Encoded proteins:
- a CDS encoding VWA domain-containing protein: MKTTYTYILGALAALALPLHAAEDPKPGDKKPTDPKPESNKVQIAILLDTSSSMDGLIDQAKSQLWKVVNSFTEAKRDGQTPFVEVALYEYGNSGLSVANQYIRLVEPMGRDLDELSRELFSLKTNGGEEYCGAVIQRALSDLNWDLSKNTYKAIFIAGNEPFTQGSVDARQACKDALAKGIVVNTIHCGSREEGMQGSWHDGAAIAEGKFLVIDQDRKIASIPAPQDKEISDLGIELNKTYIGYGRKREEARLKQVAADTDAASETAAAAPVERAISKASKNYDNRSWDLVDAVREKTIDLAKVPAEDLPENMRGMKPEERTAFVEEATKQRAAIQKKIADLGAARDGFIAKERAKQATAGEKTLDEAMVETTREQAGRVGYVFGN
- the rlmN gene encoding 23S rRNA (adenine(2503)-C(2))-methyltransferase RlmN, whose protein sequence is MDAAPLSLHDPGFSGLEGILCADGVNPIHAKALWRALHREAETDLHARADFSPPLREWIGRNVGEGKRFFLDVPEVVDETHSSDGLTKKFLLRLRDGQTIETVLMGYDGRQTACVSTQAGCAMGCVFCATGQMGFVRHLRPGEIVAQVNHVRRVLKQSAPDKRLRNLVMMGMGEPLHNYDAVMHALATISDVRGASIGPAKISVSTVGVIPSILRMAEEGRPYNLAVSLHGSTEEERSSLIPVSKRWSLESLIDACRQYGSITGRRIFFGWTLIAGKNDSEETAHRLAALLQGIDAHVNLIPLNPTNGFDGRTSANAAGVKFQRILREAGFPCTFRQRRGIDVAAGCGQLKADKKARAAS
- a CDS encoding response regulator transcription factor; its protein translation is MLPDIPILVVEDDPAVRQGIVDVLEYAGYRTLEAPDGHVGMEMALKSNYRLLLLDLVMPGPSGFEILQALKKKRPGQAVIILSARGEENDRVRGLTTGADDYVVKPFSMKELLARVDAVLRRTCERAAPTDERAVPGGTVDFRRRQLAFPDRREDLSDKEAELLRYLLDANGRIVSREEILRQLWGLDPDRTETRTIDMHIMHLRTKLGDKEQAYLKTIRGKGYQLTT